In Quercus lobata isolate SW786 chromosome 12, ValleyOak3.0 Primary Assembly, whole genome shotgun sequence, a genomic segment contains:
- the LOC115970817 gene encoding uncharacterized protein LOC115970817 yields the protein MSRALNGIGLALVSPAIQSLVADSTDDNNRGTAFGWLQLTGNLDSIIGGLLSVLITPITFMGIPGWRISFHLVAIISVMVGVSIKLFANDPRFSVSNAKDRDTVKNKTFWLEVKDLVQEAKTVIKIPSFQIIVGTGCHSFIPMISSVILSYVVRAFWLLP from the coding sequence ATGTCTAGAGCTTTGAATGGGATTGGCCTTGCGCTAGTTTCACCTGCAATTCAGTCCCTTGTAGCTGACTCAACTGATGACAACAACCGTGGTACAGCTTTTGGGTGGCTTCAACTAACTGGTAACCTTGATTCAATTATTGGTGGACTCCTCTCAGTATTGATAACTCCAATAACATTCATGGGAATTCCTGGTTGGAGAATTTCCTTTCATCTTGTTGCAATCATCAGTGTTATGGTTGGTGtttcgatcaaactttttgccAATGATCCTCGCTTTTCAGTTTCTAATGCAAAAGACAGAGATACAGTTAAGAATAAAACTTTCTGGTTAGAAGTGAAGGATCTGGTTCAGGAAGCGAAGACAGTTATTAAGATTCCATCTTTCCAGATTATTGTGGGCACAGGGTGTCACTCGTTCATTCCCATGATCAGCTCTGTCATTCTCAGCTATGTGGTTAGAGCTTTCTGGCTTCTCCCATGA